Within Aspergillus oryzae RIB40 DNA, chromosome 2, the genomic segment ACAAAGGATAACAGTGGGAGAGGATATAGTATTCAAGtaggaggaaaggaagagatgcCGCGTAGTGTTGTAGTGAAAGATGGCAGATGAAAAAAATGACCCTACTAACAGCCCGACAGCAACAAACCTcttctctgtatacaataGGAGGTAAGGTAGTGAATTTACTATTAGTACCATACGGTATGCGTGGTACGGAAATTAATTACCTACCTAACCTGACCTGGTCAAAGCATCGACGGGCATGGTTAAGCCTGAAGGCCCTATTTTACTCCAGTACGGTAGTGCCATATTTCATACCTTATTTTACCTGGCCGGACCCACCGTGGGAAAGTCGATTATGATGGGCCTCCGGAAAAAAATCGCCTCCGGACAGATCTTCCGCCTAGCCGCATTACATAGTGCTATTCAACCAATCCGAGCCACTGTATAGTTGTCTTGTTACCTGTCTGTAATTTAATGTATGGGCACAGGTCCCAATCTGGCTTTTCCTTTGAAAGTACTGTACACGTACCTCAGCTGTCTCtcgaacaagagaaaacCAACATCCCGATGGTCAATCCTATTTGTTTGGTATCTTCCACCTGATTCTAAGGGCCATCGGGGTCTCACAAAGAATAAAGATAATATCATTGGAGGCTATCAATAGCTCCCTGTATCAATGGACGTTTCACAGACCCTGCCAATTATTATCTGCCCTGCAATGTTTCTCAATGGACAGCGAAAGGCTGTAATTCTATTCGGTTCTGTAATCTATGATACTGAGCCTTGACATCATATCTGCATTCGGTAATCACAACATAAGTTACTCCATAATTCGACCTCTACTTCTTGACATAGGATTTATAGCATATTCAACtcaataaaaataaaattcaTGCTCATTGATTGGAAGAGATGCTGAGTAGTGCTGATGTCAAAAAACTGCAAGTTACATACGCAATCCACAGGCGAGCAGTGGAAATTACTCATAGGAAAATGCAGTATCTCGGTGCGTCGTTACTGTATTCATATGTACAAAACATCATGTGGTCCATTAATGGTTTTTCTCTCCAACATCCAGTGCAACCAGAAATCGACTAACACAGTTATAAGCTGCTGCGGTAGCAGTGATCTCCACAACCTCTCGATCATTGTAAAGTCCTTTCAATTCTTGAAACACATCCTCGGGCACAGTAACAGTTTTTGTCATGGCGTCAGTATACTTCAGCACCGCTGCCTCCTCGGGACTTAGCACCTTCTCTTGTACTTTCTGGGGGATATCAGCCTGAGCATCACGAACGACCTCCACCGCTTCTGCACTACATCCACCCTCCATGAGCAAGGGTGAGTGTTGATCCCATTCGAACCAGGCTCCGTTGATCACAGCGATGCGGCAGATGATCAGTTCACGAATAGCTTGGGAGAGGCTAGTGCGGGTTCGGATAGCCCCAATGAACGAATTCCACCCATCGGCAACTGGGAATGAATGCAAAAGGGCGAGATCGAGAGGTATTAAGCCCTTTTCACCGCGTCGGGTCTGCACCCGATTGAGGATATCTGCCTCTTCgggagtagtagtagggGGCGGGTTGGGGACATATGGAAGACGCATGTCGAAAAGAATTCTACTTAGTAGCTGTAGTTCTTCGGGCTACTAAGGATAGGGAAGCGGAAGATGGTTGTCTTGTTTGACTATCGAAAGGTGAGTTTGGATTAATCAACTAATCTAGAATGGGTATACTAACCTTCTCTGACGAATAGAAGCGGTGCCCTTGACCAAGACAATATACGGGAATTAtgttcaaagaaaaaaaaggtcttTAATTTTGTCAAAGGCTAAGGCAAATGGGAAGATACCACAATTTATGCCGAGTCATTTATCGTCTGGTCGTACCCCACGAGTCGCGGAAAAGTACGCGGGATGGAAGCCGCAGCCGCGGGTTGAACTATAGTCTCCCCGCAGACAGCTCCTTCGGTTATCAACAGCTGCCGGATACGACTTTTACGTGATCATAAATTAACTTACTCGTAACAAACCAGGCTAAGATCTTCTCTATCACCTAAATTCCTAGCAAGGGGCTCCGTGTCTACTAAAAGAAAGCCATGCTGCTAGGATGATGATTGCATTATATATAATGTTTGCTACGCTTCGCTCCGCTGCGCAATCAATCCGGAAGGAGGGGTACATACAAAGTAGCTGCTATAGTTCTATTGAGCACAGGAGCAAAGTTCTCTTATAATCTTTTATGGTCATTGTCAGCTCATGAAATGAAGACAACTTTTTAGTTTAAATgaagctcaaggatataTCCACCAATATATATGCTAACCAACGTCTTGCCAAAAATACTGGTAATGGCACTTACATGATGTGCTAATATTGTACAGCGAGGAATGACCTCTGGATTCCTGTCAATAGTTTGGCAATTTGGGGTTGATATGGACGAATGCTATTTTTTGTGACAGTCTGATATACTCCTCGATTATAGTCATTCACTTTTGTCGATTAATCTCAAATTGCTCACGAGTCTATTGCTCCGATAGTAGCATACTTTCTACTCGCGAAAATCGGTGTACTTCTCATCTGAGCCATGTGGCTTCAAGATAGTGACAGGGTGAGTATCTTGT encodes:
- a CDS encoding carboxymuconolactone decarboxylase family protein (predicted protein); this translates as MRLPYVPNPPPTTTPEEADILNRVQTRRGEKGLIPLDLALLHSFPVADGWNSFIGAIRTRTSLSQAIRELIICRIAVINGAWFEWDQHSPLLMEGGCSAEAVEVVRDAQADIPQKVQEKVLSPEEAAVLKYTDAMTKTVTVPEDVFQELKGLYNDREVVEITATAAAYNC